A genomic segment from Azospirillum sp. TSH58 encodes:
- a CDS encoding IclR family transcriptional regulator, which yields MLTDDQDRESFTLSTTFNAGKPVGAVVSAFAILRHLAAQDGAVSSAQVARALGLNPSTCFNILKTLAAERVVQFEEVGKAYRLGAGLLELAGSALDQVGYTRLLHPELERLAAAWQTPMTAWLRVSDHRVMLVDQAVSSSAIQIHMRIGHRLPLLVGALGRCMAAHAGLLVEEMRRQYAAIRQDNPSPFEQFLAEVEEARAAGYAVDRDGFTRGVTTVSSPILDAEGRPFLALSAVGLTAQFSDERAAAMAADLRDTTRRLGRLLAGPGRAAAPLSPRETTR from the coding sequence ATGCTCACCGACGACCAGGACCGGGAGTCCTTCACCCTTTCGACGACCTTCAACGCCGGCAAGCCGGTCGGCGCGGTGGTCAGCGCCTTCGCGATCCTGCGTCATCTGGCGGCGCAGGACGGGGCGGTGTCGAGCGCGCAGGTCGCCCGCGCGCTCGGCCTCAACCCGAGCACCTGCTTCAACATCCTGAAGACCCTGGCCGCCGAGCGGGTGGTCCAGTTCGAGGAGGTCGGCAAGGCCTACCGGCTGGGCGCCGGGCTGCTGGAGCTGGCGGGCAGCGCGCTCGATCAGGTCGGCTACACCCGTTTGCTCCATCCGGAGCTGGAACGGCTGGCCGCCGCGTGGCAGACGCCGATGACGGCGTGGCTGCGGGTCAGCGACCACCGCGTCATGCTGGTGGATCAGGCGGTGTCCAGCTCGGCCATCCAGATCCACATGCGGATCGGCCACCGGTTGCCGCTGCTGGTCGGGGCGCTGGGGCGCTGCATGGCGGCGCACGCCGGCCTGCTGGTGGAGGAGATGCGCCGCCAGTACGCCGCCATCCGCCAGGACAACCCGTCGCCCTTCGAGCAATTCCTGGCCGAGGTGGAGGAGGCGCGGGCCGCCGGCTACGCGGTGGACCGCGACGGCTTCACGCGCGGCGTGACGACGGTGTCCAGCCCGATCCTCGACGCCGAGGGCCGGCCCTTCCTGGCGCTGTCGGCGGTCGGGCTGACCGCGCAGTTCTCCGACGAGCGGGCCGCGGCCATGGCCGCCGACCTGCGCGACACGACGCGGCGCCTCGGACGGCTGCTCGCTGGGCCGGGCCGGGCCGCCGCTCCCCTTTCCCCACGGGAGACCACGCGATGA
- a CDS encoding MaoC family dehydratase → MADGTTPIDRLTPVTKRIDRAAIRLYAELTDDFNPIHVDPDFAAATPMKGIIAHGLLSVNLLWQSVRRSLGEAAVSDATLDIRFLRPVREDDVVTAGGQRRAEGDGYDVWIDNQHGETVIAGRILHGAGRAPS, encoded by the coding sequence ATGGCGGACGGGACGACCCCCATCGACCGCCTGACCCCGGTCACCAAGCGGATCGACCGCGCGGCGATCCGGCTCTACGCCGAGCTGACCGACGACTTCAACCCGATCCACGTCGATCCCGATTTCGCGGCGGCGACGCCGATGAAGGGCATCATCGCCCACGGCCTGCTGTCGGTGAACCTGCTCTGGCAGTCGGTCCGCCGCAGCCTGGGCGAGGCGGCGGTGTCCGACGCGACGCTCGACATCCGCTTCCTGCGCCCGGTGCGCGAGGACGACGTGGTGACCGCGGGCGGCCAGCGCCGCGCCGAGGGGGACGGCTACGACGTCTGGATCGACAACCAGCATGGCGAGACGGTGATCGCCG
- a CDS encoding Zn-ribbon domain-containing OB-fold protein, with the protein MTATDLKPAPLITADTRAFWDACAEGVLTYQRCAACGHVQFPPRPFCTACRADGPVAERSNGLGTIHSFTIVHRAPTPAFKADVPYALALVDFDEGFRLMVNLRGCPPSDARIGLRVRVLFEPLAGGGALPQVRPLVE; encoded by the coding sequence ATGACCGCGACCGATCTCAAACCCGCCCCGCTGATCACCGCCGACACCCGCGCCTTCTGGGACGCCTGCGCGGAGGGGGTGCTGACCTATCAGCGCTGCGCCGCCTGCGGGCATGTGCAGTTCCCGCCGCGGCCCTTCTGCACCGCCTGCCGGGCCGATGGGCCGGTGGCCGAGCGGTCCAACGGGCTCGGCACCATCCACAGCTTCACCATCGTCCACCGGGCGCCGACCCCGGCCTTCAAGGCGGACGTGCCCTACGCGCTGGCGCTGGTCGATTTCGACGAGGGCTTCCGCCTGATGGTCAATCTGCGCGGCTGCCCGCCGTCGGACGCCCGCATCGGCCTGCGCGTCCGCGTCCTGTTCGAGCCGCTGGCCGGCGGCGGCGCGCTGCCGCAGGTCCGGCCCCTGGTGGAGTGA
- a CDS encoding thiolase family protein, whose amino-acid sequence MTPVISGAADTAVGRLEGSGCMALHAEAASAALADAGLRTDEVDGVLCAYSLAEPHLMLSSVFNEYFGMAPSYSAAVQAGGATACALVMQAAALVRAGICRNVLAVCADNRLTGLGRSGAVAALAEVGHPQFERPYGMSIPAAYALVARRCMFERGVTAEHLAAISVTQRGHARRHPNAQARDPLTMEQALSARMIADPLRLFDCCLVSDGGAALVISAADAAADRSDRAVSILGHGQMNTHEHAFAMPSLTDFGCRQSAAQAFAMAGLTPADIDVAEIYDSFTITLLAELESIGFFPKGEAGPAILDGALELDGVLPCNTHGGLLSYGHSGAAGGMFHIVEAVRQLRGEAEARQVAGAETAFVHGDGGILSAHCSLILGRA is encoded by the coding sequence ATGACCCCAGTGATCTCCGGCGCCGCCGACACCGCCGTCGGACGGCTGGAGGGCAGCGGCTGCATGGCGCTCCACGCCGAAGCGGCGTCCGCCGCCCTGGCCGACGCCGGCCTGCGGACGGACGAGGTGGACGGCGTGCTCTGCGCCTATTCGCTGGCCGAGCCGCATCTGATGCTGTCGTCGGTCTTCAACGAGTATTTCGGCATGGCGCCCTCCTACAGCGCCGCCGTCCAGGCCGGCGGGGCGACCGCCTGCGCGCTGGTGATGCAGGCGGCGGCGCTGGTGCGGGCGGGGATCTGCCGCAACGTGTTGGCGGTCTGCGCCGACAACCGCCTGACCGGCCTGGGGCGCAGCGGCGCCGTCGCCGCGCTGGCCGAGGTCGGGCACCCGCAGTTCGAGCGCCCCTACGGCATGTCGATCCCCGCGGCCTACGCGCTGGTCGCCCGGCGCTGCATGTTCGAGCGCGGCGTCACGGCGGAGCATCTCGCCGCCATCTCCGTCACCCAGCGCGGCCACGCGCGCCGCCACCCCAACGCCCAGGCCCGCGACCCGCTGACCATGGAGCAGGCGCTGTCCGCCCGCATGATCGCCGACCCGCTGCGGCTGTTCGACTGCTGCCTCGTCTCGGACGGCGGGGCCGCCCTGGTGATCAGCGCCGCCGACGCGGCGGCCGACCGCAGCGACCGCGCGGTGTCGATCCTCGGCCACGGCCAGATGAACACGCACGAGCACGCTTTCGCCATGCCCTCGCTGACCGATTTCGGCTGCCGGCAATCGGCGGCCCAGGCCTTCGCCATGGCCGGGCTGACCCCGGCGGACATCGACGTGGCCGAGATCTACGACAGCTTCACCATCACCCTGCTGGCCGAGCTGGAATCCATCGGCTTCTTCCCGAAGGGGGAGGCCGGTCCGGCGATCCTCGACGGCGCGCTGGAACTGGACGGCGTCCTGCCCTGCAACACCCACGGCGGGTTGCTGTCCTACGGTCATTCGGGGGCGGCGGGCGGCATGTTCCACATCGTCGAGGCGGTGCGGCAATTGCGCGGCGAGGCCGAAGCCCGGCAGGTGGCCGGGGCGGAGACCGCCTTCGTCCACGGCGACGGCGGCATCCTGTCGGCCCACTGCTCGCTGATCCTGGGGAGGGCCTGA
- a CDS encoding MaoC family dehydratase: MHLFDTLREGAAFGAQELHLSDALMERWTSLYPDDPPDGRMPAGMIAVASMRAYSSLVVPRPPGNIHGSQRYEMLRRPVVGERLTTRIACAGKELKRDRRWVHFDTETVGEDGTPCFRGRMTILWAA; encoded by the coding sequence ATGCATCTGTTCGACACGCTCCGGGAGGGCGCCGCCTTCGGCGCCCAGGAGCTGCACCTGTCCGACGCCCTGATGGAGCGCTGGACCAGCCTCTACCCCGACGACCCTCCGGACGGGCGGATGCCCGCCGGGATGATCGCGGTGGCCAGCATGAGGGCCTATTCCAGCCTCGTCGTGCCGCGCCCGCCGGGCAACATCCACGGCTCCCAGCGTTACGAGATGCTGCGCCGCCCGGTGGTCGGGGAGCGGCTGACCACCCGCATCGCCTGCGCCGGAAAGGAGCTGAAGCGCGACCGCCGCTGGGTCCATTTCGACACCGAGACGGTGGGGGAGGACGGCACCCCCTGCTTCCGCGGCCGCATGACCATCCTGTGGGCGGCCTGA